The following are encoded in a window of Mycobacteriales bacterium genomic DNA:
- a CDS encoding SDR family NAD(P)-dependent oxidoreductase produces MGLMDGKVAIVTGAGRGIGRGEALLLAREGARVVVNELDADAGQAVVDEIAAAGGEAVLHTQDCSEMDGAESLVATAVETFGGLDALVNNAGILRDRTLVKMSPEEWDAVIKVHLRGHYAPTHVTFGWWKDNGRPGHVVCTASTSGLLGNFGQANYGAAKAGIAAFATIAAMEMWRYNVTVNAIAPAARTRMTEGAYGQIETGGEFDFWHPDNVAPMVVYLCSDASSHISGKTFGVQGNVVELYQPWTSFSEVVNEGGRWEPAELAERVDSLFEGFPIAKEATNGMARLRYTMTQRQ; encoded by the coding sequence ATGGGACTCATGGACGGCAAGGTCGCGATCGTCACGGGCGCCGGGCGCGGCATCGGCCGCGGCGAGGCGCTGCTGCTGGCCCGCGAGGGCGCCCGCGTCGTGGTCAACGAGCTGGACGCGGACGCCGGGCAGGCCGTGGTGGACGAGATCGCCGCCGCCGGAGGCGAGGCGGTGCTGCACACCCAGGACTGCTCGGAGATGGACGGCGCGGAGTCGCTGGTCGCGACGGCGGTGGAGACGTTCGGCGGGCTGGACGCGCTGGTCAACAACGCCGGCATCCTGCGCGACCGCACGCTGGTGAAGATGTCGCCGGAGGAGTGGGACGCGGTCATCAAGGTGCACCTGCGCGGGCACTACGCGCCGACGCACGTGACGTTCGGCTGGTGGAAGGACAACGGGCGGCCCGGCCACGTGGTCTGCACGGCCAGCACGAGCGGGCTGCTCGGCAACTTCGGGCAGGCCAACTACGGCGCGGCGAAGGCCGGCATCGCGGCGTTCGCGACGATCGCGGCGATGGAGATGTGGCGGTACAACGTCACGGTCAACGCGATCGCGCCCGCGGCGCGGACGCGGATGACGGAGGGCGCGTACGGGCAGATCGAGACGGGCGGCGAGTTCGACTTCTGGCACCCGGACAACGTCGCGCCGATGGTCGTCTACCTGTGCAGCGACGCGAGCAGCCACATCAGCGGGAAGACGTTCGGCGTGCAGGGCAACGTCGTCGAGCTGTACCAGCCGTGGACGTCGTTCTCGGAGGTCGTCAACGAGGGCGGCCGCTGGGAGCCGGCGGAGCTGGCGGAGCGGGTCGACTCGCTGTTCGAGGGGTTCCCGATCGCCAAGGAGGCGACGAACGGCATGGCCCGCCTGCGCTACACGATGACGCAGCGCCAGTAA
- a CDS encoding iron-containing redox enzyme family protein: MTPLVERLDRALSAGRPGGLADAVPLDRRDRFLTLLRLYDLRLGRVGDDSRWDGHPALAALKWRLESEWLDELSALSDPLLDGDLVAGLRALAARDRLPEAYEWVAKTATWDEVVRFLALEGGPDGGFDDLVALCQVGLTGEPKVELARNYWDELGNGALPAVHTVLHDRLVAAIGMPRVPLADQPVAALERAALGGLLSTNHWLQPEMLGALGLIELQAGPRCRLVLRAFDRLGAPADAYPFYAEHAEVDPRHGKDWVDNALIPVAAERPEWVSRILRGALWRSRVNAAFFTEVWRSLSGAETAAA, encoded by the coding sequence ATGACTCCGCTCGTGGAGCGCCTTGACCGCGCGCTCTCCGCCGGCCGTCCCGGTGGCCTCGCCGACGCCGTCCCGCTGGACCGCCGCGACCGGTTCCTCACCCTGCTGCGCCTCTACGACCTGCGCCTCGGTCGCGTCGGCGACGACTCGCGCTGGGACGGCCACCCCGCGCTCGCGGCGTTGAAGTGGCGCCTCGAGTCCGAGTGGCTGGACGAGCTCTCCGCGCTATCGGACCCGCTGCTCGACGGCGACCTCGTCGCCGGCCTGCGCGCGCTCGCCGCCCGCGACCGGCTGCCCGAGGCGTACGAGTGGGTCGCCAAGACCGCCACCTGGGACGAGGTCGTCCGCTTCCTCGCGCTGGAAGGCGGCCCCGACGGCGGCTTCGACGACCTCGTCGCGCTCTGCCAGGTCGGCCTCACCGGCGAGCCCAAGGTCGAGCTCGCCCGCAACTACTGGGACGAGCTCGGCAACGGCGCCCTCCCCGCCGTGCACACCGTCCTGCACGACCGGCTCGTCGCCGCCATCGGCATGCCGCGCGTCCCGCTCGCCGACCAGCCGGTCGCCGCGCTGGAGCGGGCGGCGTTGGGCGGGCTGCTGTCCACCAACCACTGGCTCCAGCCGGAGATGCTCGGCGCGCTCGGCCTCATCGAGCTCCAGGCCGGGCCGCGCTGCCGCCTCGTGCTGCGCGCGTTCGACCGGCTCGGCGCGCCCGCGGACGCGTACCCGTTCTACGCCGAGCACGCCGAGGTCGACCCCCGGCACGGCAAGGACTGGGTCGACAACGCGCTGATCCCGGTCGCCGCCGAACGCCCCGAGTGGGTGTCCCGCATCCTCCGCGGCGCGCTCTGGCGTTCGCGCGTGAACGCGGCGTTCTTCACCGAGGTCTGGCGCTCCCTGTCCGGCGCGGAGACCGCCGCGGCATAG
- a CDS encoding AAA family ATPase has translation MGTRTLIDGFGLAGYRGFFHDLSFFHPMTPVTFVAGANNAGKSNVLRFLGEVWPRIGAGQRAGPRHPALTQHDVPVTEEPTAFKIALPLRADWLETAPTGTDVEFSRAVYRFILKLAALRIGPDLDVPWVLFEKSAAGDALEISPDLVHLCVLEGGPVWEQRWRRVLTEVLGGGTVDPRDVMARCLTRMIPVGPEYSVTTIGNAPTVQPETILDLNKLLNPEAADAVHARHAVNAVTRFIRTVMDDDTVDLQIPHSLATINVTTPHRTLSLDNLGAGIQRVIQLAVEATATEHTVVCIEEPETNLHPVLQRRLAQYLLMETSNQYVIATHSAHMLNYEQASVIHLSFADTTGTTARLVSRPREHSALCADLGYRPADLLQSNSIVWVEGPSDRLYVRRWIDLLDVTLREGIEYSVMFYGGALLSHLSADDEAVNDFIHLRRLNRHMSILIDSDRHDPASGLNATKQRIVAEYTEGDDGFAWVTGCRTIENYVDPEVLAMAVAAVHPDREPRSGQWEAPLAPTEDGKRFDKVAVAHAVVPLLTAAHLDRFDLRGRVEELVAFIRRANGRT, from the coding sequence ATGGGGACGCGCACGCTGATCGACGGGTTCGGACTCGCCGGGTACCGAGGGTTCTTCCATGACCTCTCGTTCTTCCACCCGATGACGCCGGTCACATTCGTCGCGGGCGCGAACAACGCAGGAAAGTCCAACGTCCTTCGCTTTCTCGGTGAGGTGTGGCCCCGGATTGGAGCAGGGCAGCGAGCAGGGCCGAGGCATCCCGCTCTCACGCAGCATGACGTTCCGGTCACCGAGGAGCCAACAGCATTCAAGATCGCACTCCCACTCCGCGCTGACTGGCTTGAAACGGCACCGACCGGAACGGATGTCGAGTTCAGTCGAGCCGTCTACCGTTTCATCCTCAAACTGGCGGCGCTACGCATTGGGCCCGACTTAGACGTCCCGTGGGTGCTATTTGAGAAGTCGGCCGCCGGGGATGCTCTGGAAATAAGTCCCGATCTGGTGCACCTCTGCGTCCTCGAAGGTGGTCCAGTCTGGGAACAGCGGTGGCGTAGAGTGCTCACCGAAGTCCTGGGCGGAGGAACAGTCGATCCGCGCGACGTCATGGCTCGTTGCCTCACAAGGATGATCCCGGTAGGTCCCGAATACAGCGTCACGACAATCGGCAATGCGCCAACCGTGCAACCCGAGACGATCCTGGACCTGAACAAGTTGTTGAACCCCGAGGCTGCCGACGCCGTGCACGCGCGGCACGCAGTGAACGCGGTCACCCGCTTCATCCGCACCGTCATGGATGACGACACGGTGGATCTTCAGATCCCGCATAGCCTGGCGACGATCAATGTGACGACTCCGCACCGGACGTTGTCCCTGGATAACCTGGGCGCCGGTATTCAGCGCGTCATTCAGTTGGCAGTTGAAGCAACGGCTACCGAACACACTGTGGTGTGCATCGAGGAACCCGAGACGAACTTGCACCCCGTTTTGCAGCGACGCCTCGCGCAGTACCTGCTGATGGAGACCAGCAACCAGTACGTCATAGCCACCCACTCCGCCCACATGCTCAACTACGAGCAGGCATCGGTCATACACCTTTCCTTTGCCGACACCACGGGCACGACGGCCAGATTGGTGAGTCGCCCCAGGGAACACTCTGCGCTCTGCGCTGATCTTGGATACCGGCCCGCGGACCTTCTGCAAAGCAACAGCATCGTGTGGGTGGAAGGGCCGTCGGACCGCTTGTACGTACGTCGCTGGATCGATCTGCTCGATGTCACGCTCCGCGAAGGAATCGAGTACAGCGTCATGTTCTACGGCGGCGCGCTGCTCAGCCATCTGTCAGCCGACGATGAAGCCGTCAACGACTTCATCCACCTGCGACGGCTCAATCGGCACATGTCGATCCTGATCGATTCCGACCGTCACGACCCAGCGAGCGGGTTGAACGCGACAAAGCAGCGGATCGTTGCGGAGTACACCGAAGGAGACGATGGGTTCGCCTGGGTCACCGGCTGCAGGACGATCGAGAACTATGTCGACCCTGAGGTCCTCGCCATGGCCGTGGCAGCCGTTCACCCGGATCGCGAACCGCGCAGCGGCCAGTGGGAGGCCCCGCTAGCGCCGACGGAGGACGGGAAGCGGTTCGACAAGGTCGCCGTGGCGCACGCGGTCGTGCCGTTGCTGACGGCGGCACACCTCGACCGCTTCGACCTCCGGGGCCGGGTCGAGGAACTCGTCGCGTTCATCCGCCGCGCCAACGGCAGGACGTAA